A single region of the Streptomyces sp. NBC_00236 genome encodes:
- the lnt gene encoding apolipoprotein N-acyltransferase codes for MSTTIAQVGDPQMPDSAPRARRLLPRLARPAAAVFSGVLLYASFPPRPLWWLVLPGFALLGWVLFDRRFRAAFGLGLLAGLGFMLPLLHWTGEEVGPVPWLALAAAEALFIAVGCIGISAVSRLPGWPIWAAAVWTLDEALRARVPFGGFPWGKIAFGQADSVFLPLAALGGTPLLSFAVVLCGFGLFEAVRRFRIHRTTGELPRIAAAATAAAVLVPVAAALASLPLVDDSAEDGTATVAAIQGNVPRLGLDFNSQRRAVLDNHANRTEQLARDVKAGKVPQPDFVLWPENSSDLDPYRNADARIVIDDAVKAIGVPTVVGAVVEPDTGNLRNTLIQWDPDKGPVATYDKRHIQPFGEYMPMRSFVRVFSSDVDRVQRDFGPGRKVGVFDLAGTSVGLVTCYEAAFDDAVRDTVEHGAQMIAVPSNNATFGRSEMTYQQLAMSRVRAVEHSRSVVVPVTSGVSAVISPDGTVVRKTKMFTPDALVDEVPLRSSLTPATRMGPLPEGLLVLLAVIGLGWVATRAVRARRAR; via the coding sequence GTGAGCACCACCATCGCCCAGGTCGGCGACCCGCAGATGCCCGACTCCGCCCCCCGGGCCCGCCGCCTGCTGCCGCGCCTCGCACGGCCCGCCGCCGCCGTGTTCTCCGGGGTGCTGCTCTACGCGAGCTTCCCGCCCCGGCCACTGTGGTGGCTGGTCCTGCCCGGTTTCGCGCTGCTCGGCTGGGTGCTGTTCGATCGCAGGTTCCGTGCCGCGTTCGGCCTCGGCCTGCTCGCCGGACTCGGCTTCATGCTGCCGCTGCTGCACTGGACGGGTGAAGAGGTCGGGCCGGTGCCGTGGCTGGCCCTCGCCGCGGCCGAGGCGCTGTTCATCGCCGTGGGCTGCATCGGTATCTCCGCCGTGTCCCGGCTTCCCGGCTGGCCGATCTGGGCGGCAGCGGTCTGGACGCTCGATGAGGCGCTCCGCGCCCGGGTGCCGTTCGGCGGCTTCCCCTGGGGCAAGATCGCCTTCGGGCAGGCCGACAGCGTGTTCCTGCCGCTCGCGGCGCTGGGCGGCACCCCGCTCCTGTCCTTCGCCGTGGTCCTGTGCGGCTTCGGCCTCTTCGAGGCGGTCCGCCGCTTCCGCATCCACCGCACGACGGGCGAACTGCCCCGGATCGCCGCCGCCGCGACCGCCGCCGCCGTCCTCGTTCCCGTCGCCGCGGCCCTCGCCTCGCTGCCACTGGTGGACGACTCGGCGGAGGACGGCACCGCGACCGTCGCCGCGATCCAGGGCAACGTGCCGAGGCTCGGCCTCGACTTCAACTCCCAGCGCCGCGCCGTCCTGGACAACCACGCCAACCGCACCGAGCAGCTTGCCCGGGACGTGAAGGCGGGCAAGGTCCCGCAGCCCGACTTCGTCCTGTGGCCGGAGAACTCCTCCGACCTCGACCCCTACCGCAACGCGGACGCGAGGATCGTCATCGACGACGCGGTGAAGGCGATCGGTGTGCCGACCGTGGTCGGTGCGGTCGTCGAACCCGACACCGGCAACCTCCGCAACACCCTCATCCAGTGGGACCCGGACAAGGGGCCCGTGGCCACGTACGACAAGCGCCACATCCAGCCGTTCGGCGAGTACATGCCGATGCGGTCCTTCGTACGCGTCTTCAGCTCGGACGTCGACCGGGTGCAGCGCGACTTCGGCCCCGGCAGGAAGGTCGGCGTCTTCGACCTGGCGGGCACCTCCGTCGGGCTGGTCACCTGCTACGAGGCCGCGTTCGACGACGCCGTGCGCGACACGGTCGAGCACGGCGCCCAGATGATCGCCGTGCCCAGCAACAACGCCACCTTCGGCCGCAGCGAGATGACCTACCAGCAACTCGCCATGTCCCGGGTACGCGCGGTCGAGCACAGCCGCTCCGTGGTCGTTCCGGTCACCAGCGGTGTCAGCGCGGTGATCAGTCCGGACGGCACCGTCGTCCGGAAGACGAAGATGTTCACGCCGGACGCCCTGGTGGACGAGGTGCCGCTGCGTTCCTCACTGACCCCGGCGACCCGGATGGGCCCGCTCCCCGAGGGCCTGCTGGTCCTGCTCGCGGTGATCGGCCTCGGCTGGGTGGCGACGCGGGCGGTGCGCGCCCGGCGTGCTCGCTGA
- a CDS encoding O-antigen ligase family protein, with product MAAPAERGHEGGNASDAAGALILAACAIWSLISAAGRETRPEGMLLALLAVAAGFACGRICGTLLPVAAASVAALAALVMTVVWRHGMPGATAAVETAPGHTGASAALLVLAAGAACCAAAAARRDSLRFTLRLLALGAACASLGLGSVAGFTAAVGVLLCSLAAARMRGRLLGLAGLALAAGLAVGVTWAVAEDVLPDGLTVSLEGPLTTNRVQLWEDAARLAGEHPVLGIGPDRFAELSPTARQTLGSDGKPHSAVLQQAAEQGLVGVVLLGAAFGWLLYVLWRSPRSTAVALTAGAALTALAVLASAGNALSFTPVTAGAGLLAGLASARRPIEADGHGGERPPHGGDGVPAQEPQADPAGL from the coding sequence ATGGCTGCACCTGCAGAGCGGGGGCACGAGGGCGGCAATGCGTCGGACGCCGCCGGGGCGCTGATCCTCGCAGCCTGTGCGATCTGGTCGCTGATCAGCGCGGCCGGAAGAGAGACCCGGCCCGAAGGGATGTTGCTCGCGCTGCTGGCCGTCGCGGCGGGGTTCGCCTGCGGGCGCATCTGCGGCACGCTGCTGCCGGTGGCCGCAGCGAGCGTCGCCGCCCTGGCCGCTCTCGTGATGACGGTCGTCTGGCGCCATGGCATGCCCGGCGCGACGGCCGCCGTGGAGACCGCTCCCGGGCACACCGGTGCGTCCGCCGCCCTGCTGGTCCTGGCGGCCGGCGCGGCCTGCTGCGCGGCGGCCGCCGCCAGGCGGGACTCGCTGCGGTTCACGCTTCGCCTGCTGGCTCTGGGTGCGGCCTGTGCCTCGCTGGGACTCGGCTCCGTCGCCGGGTTCACGGCGGCGGTCGGCGTTCTGCTCTGCTCCCTGGCTGCGGCCAGGATGCGCGGCCGGCTGCTCGGTCTCGCAGGTCTTGCGCTGGCTGCCGGTCTGGCGGTCGGGGTGACGTGGGCGGTGGCCGAGGACGTGCTGCCCGACGGCCTCACTGTCTCGCTGGAGGGCCCGCTGACCACCAACCGGGTACAGCTGTGGGAGGACGCCGCGCGGTTGGCGGGCGAGCACCCGGTTCTCGGCATCGGCCCGGACCGGTTCGCCGAGCTGAGCCCCACCGCGCGGCAGACCCTCGGCTCGGACGGCAAGCCGCACTCGGCCGTGCTGCAGCAGGCGGCCGAGCAGGGGCTGGTGGGCGTGGTGCTGCTGGGAGCCGCGTTCGGCTGGCTGCTGTACGTACTGTGGCGCTCGCCGCGCAGCACCGCGGTCGCTCTGACCGCCGGGGCCGCGCTCACCGCTCTGGCGGTGCTGGCGAGTGCCGGCAACGCGCTGAGCTTCACCCCGGTGACGGCGGGGGCGGGGCTGCTCGCGGGACTGGCGTCGGCCAGGCGGCCGATCGAGGCGGACGGCCACGGTGGCGAACGGCCGCCGCACGGCGGCGACGGTGTGCCCGCACAGGAACCACAGGCCGACCCGGCCGGGCTGTGA
- a CDS encoding glutamate racemase, which translates to MKIALMDSGIGLLAAAAAVRRLRPDADLVLSSDPGSMPWGPRTPEDVTARALAVARAAADHRPDALIVACNTASVHALATLRAELEPALPVIGTVPAIKPAAASGGPVAIWATPLTTGSPYQRGLIRDFAGSAAVTEVPCPGLADAVEYADEAGIEKALAAAAALTPPDVRTVVLGCTHYELVAERIRGAVQQPGRPPVVLHGSAGAVAAQALRRIGAEPAPSAEPSSGLVVLLGGHPSALPEAALAYAEGRGLVAVSSAR; encoded by the coding sequence GTGAAGATCGCGCTCATGGACTCCGGAATCGGCCTGCTCGCCGCCGCCGCCGCAGTACGCCGGCTGAGGCCTGACGCCGATCTGGTGCTCTCCTCGGACCCCGGCAGCATGCCCTGGGGTCCCCGGACGCCCGAAGACGTCACGGCCCGCGCCCTCGCCGTCGCCCGCGCCGCCGCCGACCACCGGCCCGACGCGCTGATCGTCGCCTGCAACACGGCCTCCGTCCACGCGCTGGCCACGCTCCGGGCCGAGCTGGAGCCAGCGCTGCCGGTCATCGGGACCGTCCCCGCGATCAAGCCGGCCGCCGCGTCCGGCGGCCCGGTCGCGATCTGGGCCACCCCCCTCACCACGGGGAGCCCGTACCAGCGCGGACTGATCCGCGACTTCGCCGGGTCCGCGGCCGTCACCGAGGTGCCCTGCCCCGGACTGGCCGACGCCGTGGAGTACGCGGACGAGGCCGGGATCGAGAAGGCCCTCGCCGCGGCCGCCGCGCTCACCCCGCCCGATGTGCGGACCGTCGTGCTGGGCTGCACCCATTACGAGCTGGTCGCCGAACGCATCCGCGGCGCCGTTCAGCAGCCCGGCCGGCCGCCCGTCGTCCTGCACGGTTCCGCGGGCGCCGTCGCCGCCCAGGCCCTGCGCCGGATCGGGGCCGAGCCCGCTCCGTCGGCCGAACCCTCCTCCGGACTCGTCGTCCTCCTCGGCGGGCACCCGTCCGCGCTCCCGGAAGCCGCCCTGGCCTACGCGGAAGGGCGCGGGCTCGTCGCCGTCAGCTCCGCCCGCTGA
- a CDS encoding glycosyltransferase, protein MSAVAWIAVGSLVAWVWLLLGQGFFWRTDQRLPSRAAPAQWPSVAIVVPARDEADMLPVSLPSLMAQDYPGHAEIFLVDDCSKDGTGALARELSVRCGGLPVTVVSPGEPEPGWTGKLWALRHGIALARSREPEYLLLTDADIAHEPDSLRELVAAAGSGGFDLVSQMARLRVESVWERLVVPAFVYFFSQLYPFRWVNRAGARTAAAAGGCVLLRTEAAVRARVPESIRQAVIDDVSLARAVQDSGGRIWLGLAERVDSVRPYPHLTDLWRMVSRSAYAQLRHNPLVLLGTVIGLSVIYLAPPVTLVAGLPAGDPSAAWAGGAAWAVMAGTYMPVLGYYRQSLWLAPLLPFTALLYLLMTVDSAVQHYRGRGAAWKGRTYARPEAAPDQ, encoded by the coding sequence ATGAGCGCCGTTGCCTGGATCGCCGTGGGTTCGCTTGTCGCGTGGGTGTGGCTGCTGCTGGGGCAGGGGTTCTTCTGGCGGACCGACCAGCGGCTGCCGAGCCGCGCGGCCCCGGCACAGTGGCCCTCGGTCGCCATCGTGGTGCCCGCGCGTGACGAGGCCGACATGCTCCCGGTGAGCCTGCCGTCGCTGATGGCCCAGGACTACCCGGGACATGCGGAGATCTTCCTGGTGGACGACTGCAGCAAGGACGGCACCGGCGCCCTGGCCCGCGAGCTCTCCGTGCGGTGCGGGGGGCTGCCGGTCACCGTCGTGTCTCCCGGGGAGCCCGAACCCGGCTGGACGGGCAAGCTCTGGGCCCTCCGGCACGGGATCGCGCTGGCCCGGTCCCGGGAGCCCGAGTACCTGCTGCTCACGGACGCCGATATCGCGCACGAGCCGGACAGTCTGCGGGAGCTGGTGGCGGCCGCCGGGTCGGGCGGCTTCGATCTGGTGTCGCAGATGGCGCGGCTGCGGGTGGAGAGCGTCTGGGAGCGGCTGGTCGTGCCGGCCTTCGTCTACTTCTTCTCCCAGCTCTATCCGTTCCGGTGGGTGAACCGGGCGGGGGCGCGGACGGCGGCAGCGGCGGGCGGCTGTGTCCTGCTGCGGACCGAGGCCGCGGTGCGGGCGCGGGTGCCGGAGTCGATCCGGCAGGCGGTGATCGACGACGTGTCCCTGGCCCGGGCGGTGCAGGACAGCGGGGGCCGGATCTGGCTGGGGCTGGCGGAGCGGGTGGACAGCGTGCGGCCGTATCCGCACCTGACCGACCTGTGGCGCATGGTCTCGCGGAGCGCGTACGCCCAGCTGCGGCACAATCCGCTGGTGCTGCTCGGTACCGTGATCGGCCTCTCGGTCATCTACCTGGCACCGCCCGTGACGCTGGTGGCGGGGCTGCCGGCCGGCGATCCGTCGGCCGCGTGGGCCGGGGGCGCGGCCTGGGCCGTGATGGCCGGGACGTACATGCCGGTGCTGGGGTACTACCGGCAGTCGCTGTGGCTCGCCCCGCTGCTGCCGTTCACCGCGCTGCTGTATCTCCTGATGACGGTCGATTCGGCGGTGCAGCACTACCGCGGCCGCGGTGCGGCCTGGAAGGGGCGTACGTACGCCCGTCCCGAGGCCGCACCGGATCAGTGA
- a CDS encoding TerD family protein, translating to MGASMTMLKGTNVPVAAQAVRVELGWRAAPGTPDVDASALLLLGSGKVRSDADFVFYNQPAHASGAVRHEGKRTAAGAATDTLAVDLARVEPAVDRVVVAASADGGSFGRVSGLYVRITDAANGAELARFDSTDATVETAFILGELYRRQGAWKFRAVGQGYGTGLEGLATDFGISVDEPQQPARAPQPQTPWQPQPPHPATRVAATPPPPQYPQPTLAAPMAPPVPPAPPAPPVTQPVRLTKVTLTKEAPSVSLAKQGGTSGAMRVNLNWEVRKQFKGWGSKLGRAVAHHADLDLDLCALYELTDGRKGVVQALGNAFGALHQPPYVQLDGDDRTGAVASGENLTINLDQKDRIRRLLIFVTIYEGARSFADLHATVTLQPQHGAPIDFSLDECTVPSTVCALALLTNTGTDLTVQREARYLVPQRGVSPQRTIDQAYGWGMNWTPGRK from the coding sequence ATGGGGGCGAGCATGACCATGCTAAAGGGAACCAATGTTCCAGTGGCGGCTCAGGCCGTGCGCGTCGAACTGGGGTGGCGCGCCGCCCCCGGGACTCCGGACGTGGACGCCTCGGCGCTCCTTCTCCTCGGGTCCGGAAAGGTGCGCAGCGACGCGGACTTCGTCTTCTACAACCAGCCGGCCCACGCATCCGGGGCGGTGCGTCACGAGGGCAAGCGGACCGCTGCCGGAGCGGCCACCGACACGCTCGCCGTCGACCTGGCCAGGGTCGAGCCCGCCGTCGACCGCGTGGTGGTGGCAGCCTCTGCGGACGGGGGTTCCTTCGGCCGGGTGAGCGGCCTCTACGTACGGATCACGGACGCGGCGAACGGTGCGGAACTGGCACGTTTCGACAGCACGGACGCCACGGTCGAGACCGCATTCATCCTCGGCGAGCTCTACCGGCGCCAGGGCGCCTGGAAGTTCCGGGCCGTGGGCCAGGGGTACGGGACCGGGCTCGAAGGACTCGCCACGGACTTCGGGATCTCCGTCGACGAACCACAGCAGCCCGCGCGGGCGCCTCAGCCCCAGACGCCCTGGCAGCCTCAACCACCCCATCCGGCAACGCGGGTTGCCGCCACGCCGCCTCCGCCGCAGTACCCCCAGCCGACGCTCGCCGCCCCCATGGCGCCGCCGGTCCCTCCCGCACCCCCGGCGCCGCCCGTCACCCAGCCGGTCCGCCTCACCAAGGTGACGCTCACGAAGGAGGCGCCCTCCGTCTCGCTCGCGAAGCAGGGCGGGACCTCGGGCGCCATGCGCGTCAACCTCAACTGGGAAGTGCGCAAGCAGTTCAAGGGGTGGGGCAGCAAGCTCGGCAGGGCCGTCGCCCACCACGCGGATCTCGACCTCGATCTCTGCGCCCTGTACGAACTGACCGACGGCCGCAAGGGAGTGGTGCAGGCACTCGGCAACGCCTTCGGCGCTCTCCACCAGCCGCCGTACGTCCAGCTCGACGGCGACGACCGGACGGGCGCCGTGGCCTCCGGGGAGAACCTGACGATCAACCTCGACCAGAAGGACAGGATCCGCCGGCTCCTGATCTTCGTCACCATCTACGAAGGCGCCCGGAGTTTCGCGGATCTGCACGCGACCGTGACCCTCCAGCCGCAGCACGGCGCGCCGATCGACTTCTCGCTGGACGAATGCACCGTCCCCTCGACGGTCTGCGCGCTCGCGCTCCTCACCAACACCGGCACCGACCTCACCGTGCAGCGGGAGGCCCGCTATCTCGTGCCGCAGCGCGGAGTGAGCCCGCAGCGCACCATCGACCAGGCGTACGGCTGGGGCATGAACTGGACACCCGGCCGCAAATGA
- a CDS encoding DinB family protein, with amino-acid sequence MTRTDMPSSWDERTMLATFLDYARATAIAKCTGVEDAGKAPLPSSPLMTLGGLLSHLRWVEYWWVQVIFLGEEDHGPWTEEDPDREMRIGADIPLATLLEEYEAQSARYRELIAATDLAATAKRPVRDDVHVTLGWIVMHLIEETSRHNGHIDILRELVDGTVGD; translated from the coding sequence ATGACACGTACTGATATGCCGTCCTCGTGGGACGAACGAACCATGCTGGCGACCTTTCTCGACTACGCGCGAGCCACGGCGATTGCCAAGTGCACAGGCGTGGAGGACGCCGGGAAGGCGCCTCTTCCGTCATCGCCGCTCATGACCCTGGGCGGTCTCCTCAGCCACCTGAGGTGGGTCGAGTACTGGTGGGTCCAAGTCATCTTCCTCGGAGAGGAGGACCACGGACCTTGGACGGAGGAAGACCCCGACCGGGAAATGCGTATCGGCGCGGACATTCCCCTCGCCACTCTGCTGGAGGAATACGAGGCGCAGAGCGCGCGCTACCGCGAATTGATCGCGGCGACCGATCTGGCGGCCACGGCCAAACGCCCGGTGAGGGACGACGTCCACGTCACTCTGGGGTGGATCGTGATGCATCTGATCGAGGAGACGTCCCGGCACAACGGGCATATCGACATTCTGCGTGAACTGGTTGACGGAACCGTCGGCGATTGA
- a CDS encoding NUDIX hydrolase: MSQELHAGGNGQAVSPGWLPPEQYAETVMKATAFACMYFTDERDNPLQLRAVYSRTHPWQLVGGTMDPGERPWETALRECREETGIVYDGPAELLASVFGQPGAEWPYATIGFVFDGGRLTDEQIHSLVLDPAEHDQARVLPLSEWRALMPLRDFVRLDAVAQARRTGTAAYFGSWDWET, encoded by the coding sequence ATGAGCCAAGAGCTGCACGCAGGCGGCAACGGTCAGGCGGTGAGCCCGGGATGGCTGCCGCCGGAGCAGTACGCCGAGACGGTGATGAAGGCGACCGCCTTCGCGTGCATGTACTTCACCGACGAGCGCGACAACCCGCTTCAGCTGAGGGCGGTTTACTCACGGACCCATCCGTGGCAGCTCGTCGGTGGAACGATGGATCCGGGCGAGCGGCCGTGGGAGACGGCCCTGAGGGAGTGCCGGGAGGAGACCGGGATCGTCTACGACGGGCCTGCGGAACTCCTCGCGTCGGTGTTCGGTCAGCCAGGGGCGGAATGGCCCTACGCCACCATCGGCTTCGTCTTCGACGGCGGCCGGCTCACCGACGAACAGATCCACTCCCTTGTCCTGGACCCGGCCGAACACGATCAGGCCCGCGTGCTTCCCCTGTCTGAATGGCGGGCGCTCATGCCGCTGCGGGATTTCGTCCGACTGGACGCGGTGGCGCAAGCCCGTCGCACCGGCACGGCGGCCTACTTCGGTTCATGGGACTGGGAGACGTGA
- a CDS encoding DUF6643 family protein, with protein MTSPRSTYGGGYYAAPSFPDTPIYDSLVAERGTPQIAPIRVPAAYDTGNSYLPALPSALPALPAAPSQPNPSYGYQQPMAQQGYAPMQPAQLQHAPAPYIPQQPSAGRGGYQQSPQQYQQPQRPAPTTGYESMRPASPRPAPAQSPYEDPYNRPYQGRGY; from the coding sequence ATGACCTCCCCCCGCTCCACCTACGGCGGCGGCTACTACGCCGCACCGTCGTTCCCCGACACCCCGATCTACGACTCCCTGGTCGCGGAGCGGGGCACGCCTCAGATCGCACCGATCCGAGTGCCCGCCGCGTACGACACCGGCAACAGCTACCTCCCGGCGCTCCCGTCGGCCCTGCCGGCCCTGCCCGCGGCACCCTCCCAGCCGAATCCGTCGTACGGCTACCAACAGCCGATGGCGCAGCAGGGCTACGCGCCGATGCAGCCGGCACAACTGCAGCACGCGCCCGCGCCGTACATCCCGCAGCAGCCGTCCGCGGGGCGTGGCGGCTACCAGCAGTCGCCCCAGCAGTACCAGCAGCCGCAGCGGCCCGCGCCGACTACCGGCTACGAGTCGATGCGCCCGGCGTCGCCACGGCCCGCGCCCGCGCAGTCCCCGTACGAGGACCCGTACAACCGCCCGTACCAGGGCCGGGGCTACTAG
- a CDS encoding MOSC domain-containing protein, which produces MPSPELSAVYIHPIKSLAACTVDEAAVEPWGLDGDRRWMLVDTAGKVVTQRQQPRMALISATPVPGGGIVLSAPGSASLAVEVPEPREMTDVLLHRSRLDVVEAAPRAHAWLGACLGAEVRLVHLDAPDRRRLIDPAYARPGETVSLADGYPLLLTTLASLDALNSLVAGGDHPGEGPVPMDRFRPNAVVAGTAAWAEDAWTRLSIGDVTFRVVKPSARCVITTTDQHTARRGAEPLRTLARHRRSGKELLFGQNLIPDTTGVIRVGDPVRILG; this is translated from the coding sequence ATGCCCTCTCCCGAACTGAGTGCCGTCTACATTCACCCGATCAAATCGCTGGCCGCGTGCACGGTGGACGAGGCCGCCGTCGAGCCATGGGGACTCGACGGCGACCGGCGCTGGATGCTCGTCGACACCGCGGGCAAGGTGGTCACACAACGTCAGCAGCCCCGCATGGCGCTGATCTCCGCCACACCGGTGCCGGGCGGCGGAATCGTGCTGAGCGCGCCGGGGAGCGCGTCGTTGGCCGTGGAGGTTCCCGAGCCCCGGGAGATGACGGACGTACTGCTGCATCGCAGCCGGCTCGATGTCGTCGAGGCGGCGCCGCGGGCCCACGCCTGGCTGGGTGCCTGCCTCGGGGCCGAGGTCAGGCTGGTTCATCTCGACGCGCCGGACCGGCGCAGGCTCATCGACCCCGCGTACGCCCGGCCGGGTGAGACCGTCAGCCTGGCCGACGGCTACCCCCTGCTGCTCACCACCCTCGCCTCGCTCGACGCGCTCAACTCGCTCGTCGCGGGCGGCGACCACCCCGGTGAGGGGCCGGTGCCGATGGACCGCTTCCGGCCCAATGCCGTCGTGGCCGGCACGGCCGCGTGGGCGGAGGACGCGTGGACGCGGCTCTCGATCGGCGACGTGACGTTCCGCGTGGTCAAGCCGAGTGCCCGCTGTGTGATCACCACGACCGATCAGCACACGGCCCGCCGGGGCGCCGAACCTCTGCGCACCCTCGCCCGGCACCGCCGGTCCGGCAAGGAGCTGCTGTTCGGCCAGAATCTGATCCCGGACACGACGGGCGTCATCCGGGTCGGGGACCCGGTGCGCATTCTGGGCTGA
- a CDS encoding Rv1733c family protein, with product MRALTGVWRWRHNPLRRATDRCEAWVALVALLLLVVAAPALGWFCGSLADDALQESVRAQQADRRLTTAVVVRPAARHFTTDPEVSTDRGARTPVLARWHAPDGTARSATVTTASRDTAAGAQVRIWTDLAGNPAPRPMDAPTARTHAALAGFGATMTAVLLIEGGRRLIVWRMVQRRYERLDRAWAEAGPDWGRTGTGS from the coding sequence GTGCGAGCGCTCACGGGAGTCTGGCGTTGGCGGCACAACCCACTGCGCCGCGCCACGGACAGGTGCGAGGCGTGGGTTGCTCTGGTCGCGTTGCTTCTGCTCGTCGTGGCGGCGCCGGCGCTCGGCTGGTTCTGCGGCTCGCTCGCCGACGACGCCCTTCAGGAATCGGTGCGGGCGCAGCAGGCCGACCGCCGGCTCACCACCGCCGTCGTGGTGCGCCCGGCCGCCCGGCACTTCACGACCGATCCCGAGGTCTCCACGGACCGCGGGGCGCGAACCCCGGTGCTCGCCCGCTGGCACGCCCCGGACGGAACGGCGCGCAGCGCCACGGTGACGACCGCCTCGCGCGACACCGCGGCCGGCGCACAGGTGAGGATCTGGACGGACCTGGCGGGCAACCCCGCGCCGCGCCCCATGGACGCGCCGACGGCCCGCACCCATGCCGCGCTGGCGGGTTTCGGCGCGACGATGACGGCCGTGCTGCTGATCGAGGGCGGGCGGCGTCTGATCGTATGGCGCATGGTGCAACGGCGGTACGAGCGGCTGGACCGGGCATGGGCCGAGGCCGGTCCCGACTGGGGCAGGACGGGCACCGGCAGCTGA